The following proteins come from a genomic window of Laspinema palackyanum D2c:
- a CDS encoding cupin domain-containing protein — MKITSLTHLPPESVSHNREIQKKVMLKAGDLPHLTNFSQAKFAPGQVAAAHAHADMCEVFFVSQGSGLIRVNGTDYPIEMGTCIAIEPGDVHEVVNNSSGDLILTYFGLKVG, encoded by the coding sequence GTGAAAATTACATCCTTAACCCATCTGCCCCCGGAATCGGTTTCTCATAATCGGGAGATTCAAAAAAAAGTGATGCTAAAGGCGGGAGATCTGCCCCACCTCACCAATTTTTCCCAGGCAAAATTTGCCCCCGGTCAAGTGGCTGCTGCCCATGCTCATGCGGATATGTGTGAGGTATTTTTTGTTTCCCAAGGATCGGGATTAATTCGCGTCAATGGCACCGATTATCCCATAGAAATGGGAACTTGCATTGCGATAGAACCGGGAGATGTTCATGAGGTGGTGAATAATAGTTCGGGGGATTTAATTTTAACTTATTTTGGCTTAAAAGTGGGATGA